The stretch of DNA ATCGGGTTGGGAATCATTGTCTTACATTCGTGGGTGAGTTCTGGTAGTACTGGGAAGGATTTGTACCATTCGGGGTCTGATTGCTGAGCAGCAAGGTGCTTCGATTGAAGGCTGCAGCGAGACGAGGTATGATCGCATTCGTCTTTGCGTTGCCGCCGGTCGCAAAAGGTCCTGTACTGTTCCCGAAAATGTCTTTTGCATTGGGTCTGGGAAATCTGCTGCCGTCACCACAGTCTAGGACGCCGTCATTTCCGACCCGCCCGCGGACTTCACCCCATTGAGCCTGAGTGTCTATGATGAGGTCCTCGTTTCTGTATTTGGAGTATACCTGGTTGACATAGTCTGTCCAATATGTCGCGAACCAGTCTGGGTTATTCGTGATGCCTGAATTGGGGCTGAGGGCACGCAGATCTCGGCCGTTACTTTGCACGATCAATGAACTCCAGCGGCGGCCATCCCTCGCTGTCTGGTCACGCAGACCTTGGGACACGGTGGCAAGGCCATTAGCCCTCATTCCGCTGACATGCTGAGTACCTCCAGAGGTGTCCTGCAGGGTGAGTGCAATGGGGATGTTGCTGACAAAGTCAACATAAGAAATGTTGACAAAGACCTGCGCCGAGTTGAATGTGAACTCGCAGAAGCCAAAGTTTTTGCTGTAGTTGGGATCAGATGGGTTGAAGACTGAAGGCTCAACGAGGCCGGGGCCAGGATTGAGCAAAAATGTCAACTGCGAGCCTTGCGAGAACCAGATTCGTCCACCAGCGATGCGAGGAATGGTCGCATTCACTCTGTTGCCTGGAGCTCCGAGGGGTATGGAGATGTTGACTGGTATCGGCTGTCCTGTAGAAGATGGACTGGAAGGATAGTAAGGTGTCCTGGCGTCCGACTGAAGCAAAAACAAGGCCCCATTGTTGTCGATAGCTTGACCCGTGATATACGCGTACATATCAGCATTGTTGGACTGGTTCTCAAGGACGATCTGCAGGGTCCCGCTGGTGGTCGCAGCCTGCACATTTTGCACAGCACGATTCTGCGTCTTGAGCGGCGCTTGGTCTCGGTTCACAATGTCTTTCTGCTGGGCTTGACTAGGTCGCCACAGTGAGACCAATTGTTCCGGTTCCTTTATGATTGTTGAAGGGGCGGGATCGCCGGCTGGTCGACTAGAATCATCCTCTGGCTTCTTGCGATGTGCTCTATGGACCAAGCTCTTGATCCTATCTTTGAATGACCCGAGGAGACCCATGCTTGGAAGAATAGGTGCGATGGATTAGAAATGTGCTTAGCagggcggcgatggcgaaaTATGGGATGGCACGGCTCGCTGCATAGAAGCGGAAGTGGTGCCTTTAACTTCGACGTACTTGCCGTAGCGTCGTCGAAGACACCTGCTCCGATTCTCCTCCACCGAGCTTCCGACACAAGAGATCATTCTGCGTGCTCGTCCGTGACGGCCAGACGTGCCAGCGCGCGTCGATACACTGGGTCGATGTGGGAGCGTGCGCATAGCTGAATCCTTCCTGTTTGGCGATGTGGCGGACTGCTGCACCCGTTAGCAAATCTTGCCCGACACCCATACCGCCTAGGACGGGCTTTGGCTgaggaaaagagaaggaggagctggcAATGCACGTCACCTGCAACGCGCAGCTGGTCTGAAGCTCAGCAAGTAGCTCGAACTTAAGCATACCAGTGGAGTGGAGGCGCGCCGCTCAAAGTTCCAGAAACAGAGAACGATCCGTAGCTGAGCGGTGATTGGCAAGAGCATAGTAATGGTAATAGCAATGGACAAAGTCTTTGTACTGGCACGAGGCTGCTGTCAGCTCTCGCTTGAGCATAGATGATCGGCTGACAACCACGAGCTCGAGTTTTGTCGATCCTTCGAGATGGCCGGCGTTGCTGGACGGTCGACCTTCGCGTGCCATGATGGCTGGGATAGGGAATAGGTGCGCTGCGTCTCAGCGCATCTAACCACTTCGCGTGCTCTACATCCGCAAACTGTACAGTGGAGTGAAACCGTCTCATCTTCCAGCCTTGTGAATGAAGGCCTGTTCCAGCTTCCCAACCTCACGTCTGAAGGCCTCCACTTCTTGCCAGCAGTCCAGCGGCCTGCGATCGTTGTGCCGCAGACATTGTACCAAGCCCTCCTTTGCCTTCTCTACCTCTGCCGGCACCTTCTCCACCTTCTTGCGCTGCTCGAGTTTCTGGCGCAGATCCATGATTTCCTTGCTGACACTGTCGTGCGAGCGGTTCGAGGGCTCCGAGGCGGGCTGAGCGTCTTTGGGCGTCCAGTCGTGGTAGAACGGGGAGCTGAGGTGTGCGAATAGGCCGCTTGGTTTGCTGGACGAGTCTTCGGTAGAGTCTTGTGCGGGCTGTTCGGTGGTGATTGAAGTTGCGAGCTCGTCGAGTTTCTGAGCCTGCGAATCGCGGATTTTCTGGAGATCTGCGTTGACGCGCGACTGAGCGACCAGTTCACGCTGCTGCGCACGGGTTGAGTCGGACTGGGTTGACAGAGATGGTTAGAAGAATGGTAGCAATGGTATAGGTTCACGGCATACCTCCGGGCTGTCCTGCAGAGCGTTAATCACGGACTGGCTGAGCCTCACGGGCGCGTCGCTGCAGGCCAATTAGCGTCTGCATGCTCGCAGATTCCAGGAATGACACATACGCATTGAACGTGGGCGCGGAAGATGAGCCAGCGTTTCCCATCGTGTTGCTGCGACAGCGAGTATCACGTCTGTCTGCGGCCGCTGTAGGCTTTTGCGCCTCAAGCCAGACTTTGATTGCGATTTGACCGGGGTCCGTCAAATTCCACCAATTCCGCGCCAGCCAATTCCCACTCTGCTACTCCGACATGTCCGACTTTCCTCACGACATGTACATTCGCCGCAGCGAGCATGTCCCATGTCGCAGTCGTCACTGCTCGCCTGGCTGAACAAGCCAGCCATTGTCCGGAGCGCACCGTCGCTTGAGCAATCACAGACACCCGACACTGGCAAGCTACCAGTGCAGATCACAACACCAGCAGCGGACGTAGAAGCATCCCAACCTCAATCCGACCACAGCCCGACCAACGAGCTGACAGCACACCTTTCGGAAAGACGCCCATTGCCCCAAAATGTCGAGCTGAGGTCATGCACTCAAGCCGATATCCCACACCTCAAGCGACTAACGAGTCTTTTACTCCCCATCCCGTACCCGGACAAGTTCTACAAGGACATTGTGAATGACCCAGTCACAAACAGCATCACTCTGCTTGCAGTTTGGCACGATGATTCGACATCTCAGTCGAAGGGAAAGGGACGTCTGATCGGTGCCATTCGCTGTAGGTTACTGGAACCATCCACCGCGAGTACGGAATTTCCATCCCGCGAAGCCACGGCGCCTGTATTGTACCTGAGCACTCTAGTGCTTTTGTCGCCCTATCGACATCACGGAATTGCTACTCACTTGCTTCGCACAGTCGTGCAGAAGGCAGCAGAAGACTACGGCGTTACACGTGTCGGCGCACACGTGTGGGAAGCCAACGCCGATGGCCTGGCGTGGTACCGCAAACGCGAATTTCGAGAGACGCGTCGCGAGCCTGGCTATTACCGTCGTCTCGATCCTTCAGCAGCGGTAGTGGTCGAGCGGGATGTCAGGGTCGCAGACTTCCTGAGCACCTAGCGACGACTTGTTAGGCAGGGGTGAATCGATTTAGCGTTTGTCCAGGGAAGATGATCCGCGATACTGTATGTAGAGGGCTGGACGATCAACATTCATCCTCAAATTCTGCGTGGGAGCAGATGACTCGCCGCCTTTCACGGCTGAGGAGTGGAGCTTGTCACGGAGGGCAAGTGCCTCTCGCAGTCAACATCGTCGCGTCCTCGCCTCCACGCTTCGTACCACTCTCGAAGACGATTCCGACCAAAGCATTTGCAAGTGCCTGCCAGACGGTGTGCGCTCCTCGTTGGTCAAAAACGGCCGAGACGAATAGGTGCTGCTACGGACGCGGAACATCCGTGGTATTACATAGCCCGACAAGGCAAGTCTGCTGCAAGTACGATGTCTTGTAGTCGGACTCGCCGTATGGGGCGTTTTGTGGCGGAAATTGGCAGATATGTGGCGGAGGCAGCGAATGTGAGCAGCACGGGTGCCGCATGACTTGTTGGCACATCAGGCCATCAATTGATCGCACAGCTCGCATGTATTCGTGGCCGAGAACGCTCTTGCCACGTTCGATGCATCACATCACTCGTCAACTGCCTGGAACCGAAAATGCGGTCGACCACGTGTGGTCGGTGCACTAGCATCTAGACTTGAATAAACTTTCGCAAGCGCATCCTCAACACCGCCTCTCGACCATTATGCTTTGCTGGCTGGAGCAGCCCGACCTCTCGTAGTCCACCCAGCGCCATGCCGCTAGTCTGGAAAAGGGCAAAGGACAACACACGGGAGAACATGCAGAGAAAGTTCGGGAGCGAGACGCGCATCTCTGGACCTgcaagctgctgcttgcgctGGGCGAAAATTGGGCTCGATGTCCGCGAGTAAGCTCTTCACAGGCGAGACATGCTGTGTTTCCGCACTCGTGCTGTGCCAAAGGGCACACTGGTGGAATGTTCACTCGCCACTCAGGTCTCGACGGAGAATTTCCTGCCCAGCCGCGAACCACCAGACGGGAGCTGAAGATTTCGCAGACTAGACGCGCCGGCGAGGACGATATTTCTTGCAGCCAAGCGGAAGGCTTGCATGCCGAGTCGACTACCACGCCGTACAATGTCCCCTTTCGTGCGCCATGTCAGCCACGAAACCCTTTTCTAGTCGAGAACCGCACATGGCACGCAAGCTGCCTCGTGGCATGGCTTGCGGAGTGCCCATCTGTAACTCACGCATGCACCCTCCGGCGGGTTCTGGCTCAGCCTCCACTGCACATTTACCTTTCACAGCCAGCCTTATGGGTCTCATATCGGCAGCAGTGCTTGATCATTGGTCGCCGTTGAGCCCCAAGATCTGAGCCTGTCTTAGCAGGACCA from Cercospora beticola chromosome 1, complete sequence encodes:
- a CDS encoding uncharacterized protein (antiSMASH:Cluster_7~CAZy:GH64) encodes the protein MGLLGSFKDRIKSLVHRAHRKKPEDDSSRPAGDPAPSTIIKEPEQLVSLWRPSQAQQKDIVNRDQAPLKTQNRAVQNVQAATTSGTLQIVLENQSNNADMYAYITGQAIDNNGALFLLQSDARTPYYPSSPSSTGQPIPVNISIPLGAPGNRVNATIPRIAGGRIWFSQGSQLTFLLNPGPGLVEPSVFNPSDPNYSKNFGFCEFTFNSAQVFVNISYVDFVSNIPIALTLQDTSGGTQHVSGMRANGLATVSQGLRDQTARDGRRWSSLIVQSNGRDLRALSPNSGITNNPDWFATYWTDYVNQVYSKYRNEDLIIDTQAQWGEVRGRVGNDGVLDCGDGSRFPRPNAKDIFGNSTGPFATGGNAKTNAIIPRLAAAFNRSTLLLSNQTPNGTNPSQYYQNSPTNHYARLVHAANVDGIGYAFPYDDVTPDGGKPQEGAIFSFSPSRLIVTAGGNNAHA
- a CDS encoding uncharacterized protein (antiSMASH:Cluster_7~BUSCO:EOG09264OBO), whose amino-acid sequence is MGNAGSSSAPTFNADAPVRLSQSVINALQDSPESDSTRAQQRELVAQSRVNADLQKIRDSQAQKLDELATSITTEQPAQDSTEDSSSKPSGLFAHLSSPFYHDWTPKDAQPASEPSNRSHDSVSKEIMDLRQKLEQRKKVEKVPAEVEKAKEGLVQCLRHNDRRPLDCWQEVEAFRREVGKLEQAFIHKAGR
- a CDS encoding uncharacterized protein (antiSMASH:Cluster_7), which produces MSQSSLLAWLNKPAIVRSAPSLEQSQTPDTGKLPVQITTPAADVEASQPQSDHSPTNELTAHLSERRPLPQNVELRSCTQADIPHLKRLTSLLLPIPYPDKFYKDIVNDPVTNSITLLAVWHDDSTSQSKGKGRLIGAIRCRLLEPSTASTEFPSREATAPVLYLSTLVLLSPYRHHGIATHLLRTVVQKAAEDYGVTRVGAHVWEANADGLAWYRKREFRETRREPGYYRRLDPSAAVVVERDVRVADFLST